The following proteins are co-located in the Neodiprion virginianus isolate iyNeoVirg1 chromosome 6, iyNeoVirg1.1, whole genome shotgun sequence genome:
- the LOC124307968 gene encoding uncharacterized protein LOC124307968: protein MTLVVTVLQTAVYTVVFVKIFKWLYEYYEFAKIIDKIPGPKAYPLIGNTLIFRKVKHDDRYEWFRGLCEQYHGGIFRTWLGTIASVHLTSPETVSTVLASRTLITKSPIYDFIHPWLGTGLLTSTGDQWHQQRKLITPTFHFNIMDEYSVVMFEKAEILKECIESELKNNPNEPIDVFDFLTRCALDIICEAAMGVNINAQTDQDAEYSTALHGITTQAVDRIFRPLLHYDWLYYHTRDGKKFKRTVETAHKFTKQVISEKKLARQNRQRHNADENSMSEKPKRQAFLDHLLDACDREKMPLTDEELREQVDTFLFAGHDTSSSSMSWALFCIGNNPDVEEKIHEEHLRIFGESKEPATLRQINELKYLERVIKETLRLFPSAPSVGRRVTEDLEIAGYKIPKNSIAGIQIHYIHRDPKHWPNPDKFDPDRFLPENSQGRHPYAYIPFSAGPRNCIGQKFSLLEQKIVLTAILREWKVKSALKYEEAKCYNDFILRPQQGIKIYFTRKYSVYDPKQATVRNEDSQAANVEAETSGPYGNVMGVLVLLLTAACAIILIRICQLFHKFNRFAKIIDKIPGPKSYPIVGTALALSKVKRNDLYKWFQARCKEYEGGIFRIWIGIKADIHLSTAENVSTILPSKSLITKSETYNFIHPWLGTGLITSTGDKWNRQRKLLTPAFHFKILEEYSAAMFEKAEILKQCIESELKNCPNEPIDMFTLITRCALDIICESAMGININAQIDHSSEYSVALHKISYETIERIFRPWIHNDWFYYQLRRGKEYKNSVETAHRFTAKVISKKKMTWKSQQENNSNKYTEFEKQKRRAFLDHLLDACAREKTPLTDNELREEVDTFLFAGHDTTATAISWCLFCIGNNPDVEEKIHEEQLRVFGDSVEPATLNQINELKYLERVVKETMRLFPPVPTVGRIMTEEINIAGYKIPKGTNITVHIHHIHRDPKHWTNPEKFDPDRFLPENSQERHPYAYVPFSAGPRNCIGQRFSLLEQKIVLTTVLRKWRIKSALKYEEAECYMELILRPQNGIEIYFTPK, encoded by the exons ATGACTCTTGTAGTAACCGTGCTGCAAACGGCAGTATATACCGTagttttcgtaaaaatatttaaatggCTCTACGAATATTATGAGTTTGCTAAAATCATTGACAAAATACCTGGACCCAAAGCTTACCCTTTAATAGGGAACACGCTTATTTTTAGAAAAGTTAAACACGACG ATCGCTATGAATGGTTCCGTGGATTGTGTGAGCAGTATCATGGTGGAATATTTCGTACTTGGCTTGGAACTATAGCCAGCGTTCATCTCACTTCGCCAGAAACTGTCAGC ACGGTCTTGGCTAGTAGGACGCTAATTACCAAATCGCCCATATACGATTTCATTCATCCATGGTTGGGTACAGGACTACTAACTTCTACGG GAGATCAGTGGCATCAGCAAAGAAAACTGATTACGCCAACCTTCCATTTCAATATAATGGACGAATATTCCGTAGTAATGTTTGAAAAGGCGGAAATTTTGAAGGAATGCATCGAATCGGAACTCAAAAATAATCCAAACGAACCAATCGAtgtgtttgattttttaacacgATGTGCACTGGACATAATCTGTG AAGCGGCAATGGGAGTCAACATCAATGCTCAAACGGACCAGGACGCTGAGTATTCCACAGCTTTGCATGG AATTACCACTCAAGCTGTTGACCGAATTTTTCGACCTTTGCTACACTACGACTGGTTGTACTATCACACTcgggatggaaaaaaattcaaacgtactGTCGAAACAGCACACAAGTTTACAAAACAG gtaataagtgaaaaaaaacttgcccGACAAAATCGACAGCGACACAATGCCGATGAAAATAGTATGTCCG AGAAACCAAAACGTCAGGCATTTTTAGACCACTTATTAGATGCGTGTGACCGTGAAAAGATGCCCCTCACGGACGAGGAGTTACGAGAACAAGTAGACACGTTTCTTTTTGCG GGTCACGATACGTCATCTTCAAGTATGAGCTGGGCTCTTTTCTGCATCGGTAATAATCCAGACGTTGAAGAGAAAATTCACGAGGAACATCTCCGTATCTTTGGGGAATCAAAAGAACCGGCAACGCTCCGCCAAATTAATGAACTCAAATATCTTGAAAGAGTGATAAAAGAAACCCTGAGGTTATTTCCGTCCGCACCGTCAGTGGGTCGAAGAGTAACCGAAGACTTGGAAATTG CTGGATATAAAATCCCAAAGAACTCTATCGCTGGTATTCAAATACACTACATTCATCGGGATCCGAAACATTGGCCAAATCCGGATAAATTCGACCCGGATAGATTTTTACCGGAGAATTCTCAAGGACGACATCCGTACGCGTATATACCATTCAGTGCCGGACCCAGAAACTGCATTGGACAAAAGTTCTCTCTCTTGGAACAAAAGATCGTATTAACTGCGATATTAAGAGAGTGGAAAGTGAAGAGCGCTCTAAAATATGAGGAGGCTAAGTGCTACAATGATTTCATTCTCAGGCCACAACAAGGAATCAAGATTTATTTCACTCGCAAATA CTCTGTATATGATCCGAAGCAAGCAACTGTACGTAACGAAGATAGTCAAGCAGCGAATGTTGAAGCTGAAACCAGTGGACCTTACGGAAACGTCATGGGTGTTTTGGTACTGCTACTTACGGCAGCATGTGCCATAATTTTAATAAGAATATGTCAATTATTCCACAAATTTAATCGGtttgcaaaaataatcgataagATTCCTGGACCAAAATCTTATCCAATCGTTGGAACTGCGCTCGCCCTAAGTAAAGTCAAACGTAACG ATTTGTACAAATGGTTCCAGGCTCGGTGTAAAGAGTACGAGGGTGGAATATTTCGTATATGGATTGGCATAAAAGCCGATATTCACCTCAGTACAGCTGAAAATGTTAGC ACGATTCTCCCAAGTAAGAGTCTTATTACCAAATCCGAGACGTACAATTTCATTCACCCGTGGCTGGGTACAGGGCTGATAACTTCTACAG GTGATAAATGGAATCGGCAAAGAAAACTTCTCACTCCAGCTTTCCATTTCAAAATACTGGAAGAATATTCAGCCGCAATGTTTGAAAAAGCAGAAATATTGAAGCAATGCATCGAGTCAGAACTTAAAAATTGCCCAAACGAACCGATCGACATGTTCACTCTCATCACAAGATGTGCACTGGACATCATCTGCG AATCTGCAATGGGGATCAACATCAATGCTCAGATAGACCACAGTTCGGAGTATTCCGTGGCTTTACATaa AATCAGCTATGAAACTATCGAACGAATTTTCCGTCCTTGGATACACAACGACTGGTTTTATTACCAACTCCGTCGTGGAAAGGAATACAAAAATAGTGTTGAAACTGCACATAGATTTACAGCGAAG GTgatatctaaaaaaaaaatgacctgGAAATCCcaacaagaaaataattcgaaCAAGTACACAGAGTTCG aaaaacaaaaacggcGGGCATTTTTGGATCACTTATTGGATGCTTGTGCCCGCGAGAAGACTCCCCTTACTGACAACGAGTTGAGAGAAGAAGTGGACACTTTTCTATTCGCG gGACATGATACAACAGCCACAGCTATAAGTTGGTGTCTTTTCTGTATCGGCAATAATCCGGACGTCGAAGAGAAAATTCATGAGGAACAGTTGCGCGTCTTTGGGGATTCGGTAGAGCCGGCAACGCTAAACCAAATTAACGAACTTAAATACCTTGAAAGAGTGGTGAAGGAAACTATGAGGCTATTTCCTCCTGTACCGACGGTGGGACGAATTATGACGGAAGAGATAAACATAG CCGGATATAAAATCCCCAAAGGTACCAACATCACTGTTCACATACACCACATTCATCGGGATCCGAAACATTGGACGAATCCCGAAAAATTCGACCCAGATAGATTTTTACCGGAGAATTCTCAAGAACGACATCCGTACGCGTATGTGCCTTTCAGTGCTGGGCCAAGGAATTGTATCGGACAAAGGTTTTCTTTGTTGGAACAAAAGATCGTATTGACTACAGTATTGCGAAAATGGAGAATTAAGAGCGCTCTAAAATATGAAGAAGCCGAATGCTACATGGAATTAATTCTGAGGCCGCAAAATGGAATCGAGATTTACTTCACACCTAAATAA